A single Polyodon spathula isolate WHYD16114869_AA chromosome 6, ASM1765450v1, whole genome shotgun sequence DNA region contains:
- the lgsn gene encoding lengsin has translation MDEGEDPNLKETPDTGEDQIIGSGVSIGKRKGVKINGKRLPPTEWERVESSPPSSQSYIHRLQDNSPIGMDPLWKIYSHPQGCEQQGKENQQEATNESKERPRAPQAQREISDQWSTDTGTNRTPASDPGNSKQTLAELKSLLRESALLNTKGRESNKTGSAYTYLHVTKPDDKANEGPIRSFTTFKPHSEVPQVQRIQKPKEGVSNIPQLKHSSDLSSSYNPDVSSPKQSILRPPGGQGTCDTGSKSSQAGSNIQTDNAKDPNMNTFGMQSDVQLTSGIDHIKQQIAREDISFVRFEATDLHGVSRSKTVPSRFFQEKAIYGVTMPRSYLELTLSPQDNEVDHVSAANFNSDVLLIPDLLTFRVLPWADKTARVICDSYTITGSPLRTSPRHIAKQQLSQLRAVGFSLHSSFTYECCIFGVPEKVNSKTLFFPAATLLSNHDLPFFQQLIHGMYYMGADVDSFSSASGPGQIEISFKPEFGIISADNAFTFKTGIKEMAKKHGFFASFFTDDGFYNSGVLSHSLWDVNGKKNLLKTVPSELSEIGKKWLAGLMHHSAALSCLMAPGVSCRKHFTTEHIDTENKEAKQLIYATWGFNNNSCAFNVKCHGGKGTYIDNKLGSASANPYLALAATVAAGLDGIRRSLTIDGGTLNQKQLKNFAIPIKLEDALVALEEDHIMRDALGDPFVQYFIAMKRYEIETKELDAERNKCLEYFI, from the exons ATGGATGAGGGAGAGGATCCCAATTTGAAG gaaacaCCTGACACTGGTGAAGATCAAATCATTGGAAGTGGGGTTAGCATTGGAAAGAGAAAGGGAGTGAAAATCAATGGAAAGCGCCTGCCGCCCACGGAGTGGGAGAGGGTGGAATCCTCTCCACCATCCAGCCAGTCTTACATTCATAGGTTGCAAGATAACTCGCCAATAGGAATGGATCCTCTGTGGAAAATATACAGCCACCCACAGGGATGCGAGCAGCAAGGAAAAGAAAATCAACAGGAAGCCACTAATGAAAGCAAGGAAAGACCCAGAGCACCACAAGCACAAAGGGAGATTTCAGATCAGTGGAGCACAGACACGGGTACAAACAGAACCCCTGCTTCAGATCCAGGAAATTCAAAACAGACTTTAGCAGAACTGAAGAGTCTTTTAAGAGAAAGTGCACTGCTTAACACCAAAGGCAGAGAGAGCAACAAAACGGGGAGTGCATATACCTATTTGCATGTAACAAAGCCTGATGACAAGGCAAATGAGGGACCCATTAGGTCTTTTACTACTTTCAAACCCCATTCCGAGGTGCCCCAGGTGCAGAGGATACAGAAGCCTAAGGAAGGAGTTAGTAACATCCCCCAACTGAAACACAGCTCAGACCTATCAAGTTCCTATAATCCTGATGTTAGCAGTCCTAAACAATCCATCTTAAGACCACCAGGTGGCCAGGGAACTTGTGATACAGGATCAAAATCCAGTCAGGCTGGGAGTAACATTCAAACAG aTAATGCAAAGGATCCAAATATGAACACCTTTGGAATGCAGAGTGATGTACAACTAACTTCAGGCATAGATCACATAAAACAACAGATTGCAAGAGAAGACATCAGTTTTGTCCGTTTTGAAGCAACAGATTTGCATGGGGTATCAAGATCCAAGACTGTTCCTTCTCGGTTTTTCCAG GAAAAGGCTATATATGGTGTTACAATGCCACGGAGCTACCTGGAATTAACCCTGAGTCCTCAAGATAATGAAGTGGATCATGTCAGTGCTGCAAATTTCAACAGCGATGTTCTGCTCATCCCGGATCTTCTCACATTCCGAGTCCTCCCATGGGCTGATAAAACGGCCCGAGTGATTTGTGACTCTTACACAATTACAGGAAGCCCTCTTCGTACGTCCCCCCGACACATAGCAAAACAGCAGCTGAGTCAGCTCAGGGCTGTGGGTTTTTCCTTGCATTCATCTTTTACATACGAGTGCTGCATTTTTGGGGTTCCCGAGAAGGTCAATTCAAAGACATTATTTTTCCCAGCTGCAACTTTACTGAGCAATCATGATCTACCTTTCTTCCAGCAACTTATTCATGGAATGTATTACATGGGAGCAGATGTGGATAGTTTCTCTTCCGCGAGTGGTCCTGGCCAAATTGAGATCTCCTTTAAACCAGAATTTGGCATCATTTCTGCAGACAATGCCTTTACTTTTAAAACCGGCATAAAAGAGATGGCCAAGAAGCATGGGTTCTTTGCCAGTTTTTTCACAGATGATGGATTTTACAACTCTGGAGTCCTGTCTCATAGTCTCTGGGATGTGAATGGCAAGAAGAATCTCTTGAAAACTGTGCCAAGTGAATTATCAGAGATAGGAAAGAAGTGGCTAGCTGGACTTATGCATCATTCTGCAGCTCTAAGTTGTCTGATGGCCCCTGGAGTCAGCTGCCGCAAGCATTTTACTACTGAACATATCGATACAGAAAACAAAGAGGCCAAACAGCTTATCTATGCAACCTGGGGATTCAACAACAATAGCTGTGCCTTCAATGTTAAATGTCATGGAGGAAAAGGCACATACATAGACAATAAACTTGGCTCAGCTTCAGCCAATCCCTATCTTGCCCTTGCAGCTACGGTAGCTGCTGGCCTGGATGGTATCAGACGAAGCCTTACCATTGATGGTGGAACACTGAACCAAAAGCAGCTAAAGAACTTTGCTATTCCCATAAAGCTAGAAGATGCTCTTGTTGCACTTGAGGAAGACCACATTATGAGAGATGCTTTAGGAGATCCCTTTGTCCAATATTTTATTGCCATGAAACGTTATGAGATAGAAACTAAAGAACTGGATGCTGAAAGAAACAAATGTCTTGAATACTTCATTTAG